From Providencia sp. R33, a single genomic window includes:
- the csy3 gene encoding type I-F CRISPR-associated protein Csy3: MAKNNDVASVLAFEKKLVPSDGYFYGTRWDDKSQFAPLSLQEKSVRGTISNRLKGAVKNDPLKLNSEVEKANLQTVDACALGTDQDTLMHQFTLKILGGVETPSACNNALFKQSYSKAATEYIEKEGFRELGRRYAQNIANGRFLWRNRVGAEQIEVNVKVLNQGQEAQWVFDATQYSIHQFDNQDEKIAQLGEKIAAALANPQGALLLEITTYSQLGKAQEVYPSEELVMDKGKGDKSKILYHVNDHAAMHSQKIGNALRSIDTWYPAYGSDSGAGAIAIEPYGAVTNLGTAYRTPKDNQDFYTHFDKWARGEKLARVEDEHYVMAVLVRGGVFGESDK, encoded by the coding sequence ATGGCGAAGAATAATGATGTAGCATCTGTTTTAGCATTTGAAAAAAAACTGGTTCCATCGGATGGTTATTTTTACGGGACACGCTGGGATGATAAATCGCAATTTGCACCATTATCATTACAAGAAAAATCTGTTCGTGGCACGATTTCAAACCGCCTAAAAGGGGCGGTAAAAAATGACCCACTCAAATTAAACTCAGAGGTTGAGAAAGCTAATTTACAGACCGTTGATGCCTGCGCATTAGGCACTGACCAAGACACCTTAATGCACCAATTTACGCTAAAAATCCTTGGTGGTGTTGAAACACCTTCGGCTTGTAATAATGCACTCTTTAAACAAAGTTATTCAAAAGCGGCGACGGAATATATCGAAAAAGAAGGTTTTCGCGAGTTAGGTCGTCGTTATGCACAAAATATCGCCAATGGGCGCTTTTTGTGGCGCAACCGAGTCGGCGCTGAGCAAATTGAAGTGAATGTGAAAGTGCTTAACCAAGGGCAAGAAGCTCAGTGGGTATTTGATGCGACTCAATACAGCATTCACCAATTTGATAATCAAGATGAAAAAATTGCTCAGCTAGGCGAAAAAATTGCGGCGGCACTCGCGAATCCGCAAGGGGCATTACTGCTGGAAATCACCACCTATTCTCAGTTGGGCAAAGCCCAAGAAGTTTACCCAAGTGAAGAACTGGTGATGGATAAAGGCAAAGGGGATAAAAGTAAAATTCTGTACCACGTTAACGACCATGCGGCGATGCATTCACAAAAAATTGGTAATGCATTGCGCTCCATCGACACATGGTACCCCGCTTATGGTAGCGACAGTGGCGCTGGGGCGATTGCCATTGAGCCTTATGGTGCAGTCACCAATCTGGGCACGGCTTACCGAACACCAAAAGATAATCAGGATTTTTATACACATTTTGATAAGTGGGCTCGAGGCGAAAAATTGGCGCGTGTTGAAGACGAACACTATGTGATGGCGGTGTTGGTTCGTGGTGGCGTCTTTGGCGAAAGTGATAAATAA
- the cas6f gene encoding type I-F CRISPR-associated endoribonuclease Cas6/Csy4 yields MNYYQDVTLLPDSTVPLDFLWQKVYQQIHIALVDNQSQQGESPIAVAFPEYGSVGFRLGKKIRLHANTQGELEQLDVAKWLARLADYVHIKSIQQAPAQSVFVSYIRRHVKGKSRIETDMQKKAQLWSEKTGQSLEISLAVLSKSKPKANNRLPFIWVESLHAKNTEGSGRPFPLFIERVMAMSEQKGPFNCYGLSQVANGSDLIATVPHF; encoded by the coding sequence ATGAATTATTATCAGGACGTCACCTTACTGCCTGACTCGACGGTTCCTTTGGATTTTCTGTGGCAAAAGGTTTACCAACAAATTCATATTGCGCTGGTGGATAACCAATCACAACAAGGGGAAAGCCCCATTGCAGTTGCTTTCCCTGAGTATGGCAGTGTGGGTTTTCGTTTGGGCAAAAAAATCCGTTTGCATGCCAACACGCAAGGTGAGCTTGAACAACTGGATGTAGCAAAATGGTTAGCGAGGCTAGCGGATTATGTGCATATCAAGTCAATTCAACAGGCTCCCGCGCAATCTGTTTTTGTGAGTTATATTCGGCGCCATGTGAAAGGGAAAAGCCGAATAGAGACGGATATGCAGAAAAAAGCGCAGCTATGGTCGGAAAAAACGGGGCAATCGTTGGAGATCAGTTTAGCGGTGTTATCCAAAAGCAAGCCTAAAGCCAATAACCGCCTACCGTTTATTTGGGTTGAAAGCCTACATGCGAAAAATACAGAGGGAAGTGGGCGACCTTTTCCATTATTTATTGAACGGGTGATGGCGATGAGTGAGCAAAAAGGGCCTTTTAATTGTTATGGCCTAAGCCAAGTTGCGAATGGCTCAGATTTGATTGCGACGGTTCCGCATTTTTAA
- the fliO gene encoding flagellar biosynthetic protein FliO, whose product MTMFSQIEPVTPAQTAPFLSNTIAHSEPNAPAINQNDSLVQISGSLGGIILLILAGAWLVKKLGFAPKKFGKDSLVKVKSSCSLGNKERVVVVEVNNECLVLGVTAQSINVLHQYPAQTEHLPVLTNEPLTFQSVFKKKQDAANLAASVTPLYK is encoded by the coding sequence ATGACGATGTTTTCGCAAATCGAGCCAGTGACGCCAGCGCAAACGGCACCTTTTTTATCCAATACGATTGCGCACAGTGAACCCAATGCACCCGCCATTAACCAAAACGATAGCTTGGTGCAAATTTCAGGTTCGCTCGGCGGTATTATTTTGCTGATCCTAGCAGGTGCTTGGTTGGTGAAAAAGCTAGGGTTCGCGCCGAAGAAATTTGGCAAAGACTCACTGGTGAAAGTCAAAAGCAGTTGCTCATTAGGCAATAAAGAACGGGTTGTGGTGGTCGAAGTAAATAACGAATGTTTGGTTCTCGGGGTGACAGCGCAAAGTATCAATGTGCTGCATCAATATCCTGCACAAACTGAACATTTGCCCGTTTTAACCAATGAGCCACTGACTTTCCAATCTGTTTTCAAGAAAAAACAAGATGCTGCGAACCTTGCGGCGTCAGTGACTCCTTTGTATAAGTAG
- the fliR gene encoding flagellar biosynthetic protein FliR: MLTITSETLTLWLSQGFYPFIRLLALLGTAPFFNEKQSITKVRVALAFFVVLIVSPQLPVVNIPLFSAMGLWVIVQQMVIGVAMGLTMQMAFAAVRHAGEVIGLQMGLSFATFFDPTGGPNMPILGRIFNVITILLFLAFDGHLWLIYIVVNSFELIPIQTNPLNRDGFWVFAQFANTIFINGLMLALPFITLFLILNLALGILNRMTPQLSVFVVGFPLTLTIGISMLGLIISILPRYTERLIHQAFEQLSLMFNLFV, translated from the coding sequence ATGTTAACCATTACCAGCGAAACCCTGACCCTTTGGCTCAGCCAAGGTTTTTACCCGTTTATACGCCTCTTAGCGCTGCTGGGTACAGCGCCTTTTTTCAATGAAAAACAGTCTATTACCAAAGTTCGTGTTGCCCTCGCCTTTTTTGTCGTGTTAATTGTTTCCCCGCAACTTCCCGTCGTGAATATTCCGTTATTTTCGGCAATGGGCTTATGGGTGATTGTGCAACAAATGGTGATTGGCGTCGCGATGGGCCTAACGATGCAAATGGCGTTTGCCGCCGTTCGTCATGCAGGGGAAGTGATTGGTTTACAGATGGGGTTATCGTTCGCCACCTTTTTTGACCCAACGGGTGGCCCAAACATGCCAATTTTAGGGCGTATTTTTAACGTGATCACGATTTTGTTGTTTCTCGCCTTTGATGGCCATTTATGGCTGATTTATATTGTTGTGAACTCATTTGAGCTGATCCCCATTCAAACCAATCCCCTTAACCGCGACGGTTTTTGGGTATTTGCACAATTTGCAAACACTATATTTATTAATGGGTTAATGCTAGCCTTACCCTTTATCACGCTGTTTTTGATCCTCAACCTCGCACTGGGTATTCTCAACCGTATGACCCCACAACTCTCCGTTTTCGTGGTTGGTTTTCCGCTCACCCTGACCATCGGTATCAGCATGTTAGGGTTAATTATCTCCATCCTCCCCCGCTATACCGAACGCCTTATCCACCAAGCGTTCGAGCAACTTTCACTAATGTTTAATTTGTTTGTTTGA
- the fliQ gene encoding flagellar biosynthesis protein FliQ, producing MTPESVMAMGTEAMKIALMLAAPLLLAALAAGLIISLLQAATQVNEMTLSFIPKILSVISVIIIAGPWMLNLLIDYMRTLLSNLPFMIG from the coding sequence ATGACACCTGAATCCGTAATGGCGATGGGAACAGAAGCGATGAAAATTGCGTTGATGCTAGCAGCGCCGCTATTACTTGCTGCCCTTGCGGCAGGTTTAATTATCAGCTTGCTACAAGCTGCGACCCAAGTTAACGAGATGACGTTATCTTTTATTCCCAAAATTTTGTCGGTAATTTCGGTGATCATTATTGCTGGCCCATGGATGCTCAATCTATTGATTGATTACATGCGTACGTTGCTCAGTAATTTACCCTTTATGATTGGCTAA
- the csy1 gene encoding type I-F CRISPR-associated protein Csy1 — protein sequence MLDPAIEAFFAERKEGWLKKNTKASMNDNEMQQLQQECDLVFSLEQWLPNAAKRAGQISLSTHPCTFSHPSSRKNKNGYVTAILANSERVNDGFLRTGNVVVETDALGNAAALDVYKFLTLKLQDNKTLLAHIEDETPLAKDLLNQGGESYQGLRDGFLAMITIDDTVITSSKIKQVYFPVWMEDTEYHLLSPLTPSGLVFELRKRLDVIRFSEQTKVLRDLKRKSEYSETGYKEIYGLTTIGFGGTKPQNISVLNNQNAGKAHLLASLPPKITQRQRRMPTHDFFMNSLNPWQVKETLEAFHGLISLPKEQRGGRFIEYRDRRIQEYMDYLMLMMWEVRREFEQSNINLPTQLPKEQQIWLFPNQQRNDSDEWVSVIINLITQQFVRHYKKVLGKKAIHFGIDEFTVIEGIIALNKELLR from the coding sequence ATGTTAGATCCAGCAATAGAGGCCTTTTTTGCGGAGCGTAAAGAAGGTTGGCTTAAAAAAAATACCAAGGCATCGATGAATGATAATGAAATGCAGCAGTTGCAACAGGAGTGCGACTTGGTTTTTTCGTTAGAACAATGGTTACCAAATGCGGCTAAGCGAGCGGGGCAAATATCTTTATCAACCCACCCTTGCACGTTTAGCCACCCAAGTTCAAGAAAGAACAAAAACGGTTATGTCACCGCGATATTAGCGAACTCTGAGCGGGTTAATGACGGTTTTTTGCGTACTGGGAATGTGGTTGTTGAAACAGACGCATTAGGTAATGCTGCGGCACTTGATGTGTATAAATTTCTCACGCTTAAATTACAAGATAATAAAACATTACTTGCACATATTGAGGATGAAACCCCGTTAGCAAAAGATTTGCTTAATCAAGGCGGTGAAAGTTATCAAGGGCTTCGAGATGGCTTTTTAGCCATGATTACAATAGATGACACGGTGATCACCAGCTCGAAAATCAAACAAGTCTATTTCCCTGTTTGGATGGAAGATACCGAATACCATTTATTATCGCCATTAACGCCGTCTGGGTTAGTTTTTGAATTACGTAAACGCCTTGATGTTATTCGTTTTTCTGAGCAAACCAAAGTGTTGCGTGATTTAAAACGCAAAAGCGAATATAGCGAAACGGGCTATAAAGAAATTTATGGGCTAACGACCATAGGCTTTGGGGGAACTAAACCGCAAAATATTTCGGTATTAAATAACCAAAATGCAGGGAAAGCGCACTTACTCGCCTCATTACCCCCTAAAATTACCCAGCGGCAACGCCGAATGCCCACCCATGATTTCTTTATGAATAGCTTAAATCCTTGGCAGGTAAAAGAAACCTTAGAGGCATTTCATGGGCTAATTAGCTTACCAAAAGAGCAGCGTGGTGGTCGTTTTATTGAGTACCGTGATAGGCGAATTCAGGAGTATATGGATTACCTAATGCTAATGATGTGGGAAGTGCGGCGTGAGTTCGAGCAAAGCAATATCAATTTACCGACGCAGTTACCCAAAGAGCAACAAATCTGGCTATTCCCCAACCAACAACGTAATGATTCAGATGAATGGGTATCTGTGATTATCAACCTGATCACTCAGCAATTTGTGCGACATTACAAAAAAGTGTTGGGGAAAAAAGCCATTCATTTTGGTATCGATGAATTTACGGTAATTGAAGGGATTATTGCGCTAAATAAGGAGCTATTACGATGA
- the fliP gene encoding flagellar type III secretion system pore protein FliP (The bacterial flagellar biogenesis protein FliP forms a type III secretion system (T3SS)-type pore required for flagellar assembly.), giving the protein MLPVKNSLFVAALLFALPNSAFAALPAVISHSLADGGQTWSLPVQTLLFLTLLGFIPALLLMMTSFTRIIIVLGLLRNALGTPSAPPNQVLLGLALFLTFFVMSPVADQVYREAYQPFSEDKISLETALEKGTAPLRTFMLGQTRESDLALFARIAKVGDIQEAKDVPLRILVPAFITSELKTAFQIGFTIFIPFLIIDLVVASVLMALGMMMVPPATVSLPFKLMLFVLVDGWQLLLGSLSQSFFN; this is encoded by the coding sequence ATGTTACCTGTAAAAAACTCGCTGTTCGTTGCTGCGCTTCTGTTTGCTTTACCCAATTCTGCTTTTGCAGCATTACCCGCGGTTATCAGCCATAGCTTGGCTGATGGCGGGCAAACTTGGTCGTTACCCGTCCAAACCTTACTGTTTTTAACGTTATTGGGCTTTATTCCCGCTTTACTGTTAATGATGACCAGCTTTACGCGCATCATTATCGTGCTGGGGTTACTGCGAAACGCATTAGGGACGCCATCCGCCCCACCTAACCAAGTGTTGCTCGGCTTAGCGCTTTTTCTGACGTTTTTCGTGATGTCCCCTGTGGCTGACCAAGTCTATCGCGAAGCGTATCAACCCTTTAGCGAAGATAAAATCAGCCTTGAAACGGCGCTGGAAAAAGGCACTGCACCACTACGCACCTTTATGTTAGGGCAAACCCGTGAATCTGACCTTGCGTTATTCGCACGTATCGCCAAAGTAGGCGATATCCAAGAGGCCAAAGACGTGCCGCTGCGCATTTTAGTCCCTGCGTTTATTACCAGTGAGCTAAAAACTGCATTTCAGATTGGTTTTACGATTTTTATTCCGTTTTTGATCATTGACTTAGTGGTCGCCAGCGTCTTGATGGCACTGGGGATGATGATGGTTCCCCCAGCAACAGTTTCATTGCCATTTAAGCTGATGTTATTTGTTCTCGTCGATGGCTGGCAATTATTGCTTGGCTCATTATCGCAAAGCTTTTTTAATTAG
- the csy2 gene encoding type I-F CRISPR-associated protein Csy2 codes for MSSTFILKLPYIKIQNANALSSPYTIGFPAMTAWLGFMHALERKLRAIDGLNMLLDSIAVISHECDLQTYRGPNDYVSSIVGTGNPLNNDGTRSAFIEEARCHLTVSLLIKYGVENQGEAQALPADSPILQTLYDLVLTMKLAGGDILSLEKPSSHIVLSEDLEGKSKQSLLNSIMPGYALIERRDLMIEAMDEGQDAMDALIDYVAVENRCVEIIKENEGKTHFEWRSQRKTSGWIVPIATGYQGISPLAQAKNQRDATTHHRFAESIVTLGEFILVNRAQRIDDILWEYAYDESHDLYLCQQVASKLISSGE; via the coding sequence ATGAGCTCAACTTTTATACTCAAGCTTCCATATATCAAAATCCAAAATGCCAATGCCCTATCAAGCCCGTATACCATTGGTTTCCCTGCAATGACGGCTTGGCTCGGCTTTATGCATGCCCTTGAGCGAAAACTACGAGCGATTGATGGCCTGAATATGCTATTGGATTCAATTGCAGTGATCAGTCATGAATGCGATTTACAAACCTATCGCGGGCCTAATGATTATGTGAGCTCAATTGTGGGGACGGGGAATCCATTAAACAATGATGGGACACGCTCCGCATTTATTGAAGAGGCTCGCTGCCATTTAACGGTGTCGCTACTGATTAAATATGGTGTGGAAAATCAAGGGGAAGCACAAGCACTTCCTGCTGATTCACCTATTTTGCAAACCCTTTATGACTTGGTGCTGACCATGAAATTAGCGGGTGGCGATATTCTTTCTTTAGAAAAGCCATCATCGCACATTGTGCTATCCGAAGACCTCGAAGGGAAATCAAAGCAAAGTTTGCTCAATAGTATCATGCCAGGTTATGCACTAATTGAACGACGTGACTTAATGATTGAGGCAATGGATGAAGGGCAAGATGCCATGGATGCCTTAATTGATTACGTGGCAGTAGAAAATAGATGCGTTGAAATAATCAAAGAAAACGAGGGGAAAACACACTTTGAGTGGCGCAGTCAGCGCAAAACATCAGGCTGGATAGTACCTATCGCAACGGGATATCAGGGGATTTCCCCCTTGGCTCAAGCAAAAAACCAGAGGGATGCGACAACCCATCACAGGTTTGCGGAAAGTATTGTGACATTAGGCGAGTTTATTTTGGTCAATCGCGCTCAGCGTATTGATGACATATTGTGGGAGTATGCTTATGACGAGTCCCATGACCTTTATTTATGCCAACAAGTGGCATCCAAATTGATTTCGAGTGGAGAATAG
- the cas3f gene encoding type I-F CRISPR-associated helicase Cas3f, protein MMVTFISQCEKHALKRTRRVLDAFANRIGDNTWQTLITEDGLQTVKKLLRQSASRNTAVSCHWVRSRSRSQLLWVVGQKNKFNEQGFVPVNRTEKSLLGSEHENNWKYLPLINALTRLAALFHDWGKASQLFQDKLNPNSRMHFKGDPLRHEWVSVLLFSALVKSQSEPNNDESWITALITSSWSEQQLKVGIQENKTREKPLTALPDAASLIVWLIVSHHRLPFIENQERRNSFAGKACDSLDNLLKIIDEQWGYQNNYNLQEYEGRVSQCFEFPEGLLSESLTWKLAVSQAAEHLKHQLPLLNEALENGCWRLVAQQARLCLMLGDHNYSSKNADPDWQSHIPLYANTQRLDGVMQYKQKLDEHLVNVAKTAANVTEYLPFFESEPRLASDIEKLKHDKNATGKFSWQEDVVNHIYQYREEQQDKTQGYFIVNMASTGSGKTTANAKIMQALSEDKQSLRFVLALGLRTLTLQTGDEYRERLGIAEDNLAALIGSKAVLELHQEENDKQKIIEKEHQLDEFGSESQDRLFDDEGLELNWLAESWQGCLPEDELSTVLTRPKDRALLYAPVLACTIDHIMGATETIRGGRYILPYLRLMSSDLVIDEIDDFIGDDAAAIGRLVHLAGMLGRKVMISSATITPTLALFYFNAYQLGWRIHALSQQKSPQVGCIWVDEGQYNEKKNRCTHSCQIATINAADDEKTLNYYRQYHAAFIERRVKALKSLVARRKAFIVPMEKGGNTALQPQYFAHIQQAILDLHRNHFCSEMQTQLNVSFGVVRVANIPVCVALTHYLLANEWPEDVEIRTMAYHSQQVLLLRHEQEKHLDAVLKRKEKMGEQPEAFQNTLIRQHLEQVHQQGKAKHLIFILVATPVEEVGRDHDFDWAVVEPSSYRSIIQMAGRVRRHREGEISSPNMALLQYNWKGFLGNKGQDAFCKPGYENGHLSLQLTTHDLYQLVDEQQLQQSVDAIPRIQPILDWEKQQQTNLACLEHAAIERLMGRSPEKAQIKTTVRKRSSFLSEATVAKNRPTTLWGYVSGGWWMTALPQQFVSFRRSAPEVRLSLILSAKNRLHFCEYSKDSGWVDNSQEYGIDFQPVAARLTQRLWLVRDYQQSLENRENEYHQAEQLSKRYGEISFSPRKVSGTHLHYNDQFGLSTFKVSE, encoded by the coding sequence ATGATGGTGACCTTTATTTCACAGTGCGAAAAACATGCCCTCAAAAGAACCCGCCGCGTGCTTGATGCCTTTGCTAATCGCATTGGTGACAATACATGGCAAACACTGATTACGGAAGATGGCTTGCAGACCGTCAAAAAACTGCTGCGACAAAGCGCGAGCCGGAACACCGCCGTGAGTTGCCATTGGGTACGTTCTCGCTCACGTAGCCAACTATTATGGGTGGTTGGGCAAAAAAATAAATTTAATGAGCAAGGTTTTGTGCCAGTCAATCGAACAGAGAAATCGTTGCTTGGGAGTGAACACGAGAATAATTGGAAATACTTGCCACTAATTAATGCATTAACTCGCCTCGCTGCATTATTCCATGATTGGGGAAAGGCCTCGCAACTTTTTCAGGATAAACTCAATCCGAACTCAAGAATGCATTTTAAAGGTGATCCTTTAAGGCATGAGTGGGTCTCCGTTTTATTGTTTAGCGCATTGGTAAAAAGCCAAAGCGAGCCTAACAATGATGAAAGTTGGATAACAGCGCTGATCACATCTTCATGGAGTGAGCAGCAATTAAAAGTAGGGATACAAGAAAATAAAACCCGAGAAAAACCGTTAACAGCATTGCCTGATGCTGCATCGCTAATAGTTTGGCTGATTGTTTCTCACCACCGATTACCGTTTATTGAAAATCAAGAAAGACGAAATAGCTTTGCGGGTAAAGCATGCGATTCACTCGATAATTTATTGAAAATAATCGATGAGCAATGGGGATATCAAAATAATTATAACCTGCAAGAATATGAAGGCCGTGTGAGCCAATGTTTTGAATTTCCCGAAGGCTTATTAAGCGAATCACTAACCTGGAAGCTTGCAGTGAGCCAAGCGGCGGAACACCTTAAACACCAACTTCCCTTGCTTAATGAAGCGCTGGAAAATGGCTGCTGGCGGTTGGTCGCCCAACAGGCCCGCTTATGTTTAATGTTAGGGGATCACAATTATTCATCTAAAAATGCGGATCCAGATTGGCAATCGCACATTCCGCTCTACGCCAATACCCAACGCCTTGATGGTGTGATGCAGTACAAACAAAAGCTTGATGAGCACTTAGTTAATGTTGCAAAGACGGCGGCGAATGTCACCGAATATTTGCCCTTTTTTGAATCAGAACCGCGACTTGCCAGCGATATCGAAAAGCTGAAACATGACAAAAATGCCACTGGGAAATTCAGCTGGCAAGAGGATGTCGTTAACCATATTTACCAGTATCGAGAAGAGCAACAAGATAAAACTCAAGGCTATTTTATCGTGAATATGGCGAGTACGGGGAGTGGAAAAACCACTGCAAATGCCAAAATCATGCAAGCGCTCTCTGAGGATAAGCAAAGTTTACGTTTTGTTCTCGCGCTGGGTTTACGAACGCTTACTCTGCAAACCGGGGACGAATACCGTGAGCGTTTAGGGATAGCGGAAGATAACCTTGCGGCATTGATTGGCTCTAAAGCGGTGTTAGAACTACACCAAGAAGAAAACGATAAACAGAAAATTATTGAAAAAGAGCACCAATTAGACGAATTCGGTTCGGAGTCCCAAGACAGGCTTTTTGATGATGAAGGGTTAGAACTTAATTGGTTGGCAGAAAGCTGGCAAGGTTGCTTGCCCGAGGATGAGCTTTCAACCGTGTTAACTCGCCCTAAAGACAGGGCTTTGCTCTACGCGCCAGTTCTCGCTTGTACTATTGACCATATCATGGGGGCGACAGAAACCATTCGTGGTGGGCGCTATATTCTTCCTTACCTTCGGTTAATGTCATCAGATTTAGTCATTGATGAGATTGATGATTTCATCGGTGATGATGCTGCGGCTATCGGACGTTTAGTCCATTTGGCGGGAATGTTAGGGCGTAAAGTCATGATTTCATCGGCAACAATCACCCCAACGCTGGCGCTTTTCTATTTTAATGCCTATCAACTGGGTTGGCGAATTCATGCGCTGAGCCAGCAAAAGTCACCTCAAGTGGGCTGTATTTGGGTGGATGAAGGGCAATATAACGAAAAGAAAAACCGATGCACACATTCATGCCAGATAGCAACAATAAACGCGGCTGATGATGAGAAGACTCTTAACTATTACCGCCAATACCACGCCGCATTTATTGAAAGGCGCGTTAAGGCACTAAAATCATTAGTGGCGCGCCGAAAAGCATTTATTGTGCCAATGGAAAAGGGGGGGAATACTGCGCTTCAACCTCAATATTTCGCCCATATTCAGCAAGCTATTCTTGATTTACATCGCAATCATTTCTGTTCTGAAATGCAAACTCAACTGAATGTTTCCTTTGGCGTCGTACGCGTTGCCAATATCCCCGTGTGTGTTGCATTAACCCATTATTTACTTGCGAATGAATGGCCTGAAGATGTGGAAATTCGAACGATGGCGTATCACAGCCAGCAGGTATTGTTGCTACGTCACGAACAAGAAAAACACCTTGATGCAGTATTAAAACGCAAAGAAAAAATGGGAGAGCAACCCGAGGCTTTTCAAAATACCCTTATTCGCCAGCATTTAGAGCAAGTACATCAGCAAGGCAAAGCGAAGCACCTGATTTTTATTCTGGTTGCGACGCCTGTCGAAGAGGTCGGGCGCGACCACGATTTTGACTGGGCGGTGGTTGAGCCTTCTTCTTATCGTTCCATTATTCAGATGGCAGGCCGCGTTAGACGGCACCGTGAGGGTGAGATCTCAAGCCCGAATATGGCGTTGTTGCAATATAACTGGAAAGGATTTCTGGGTAATAAAGGCCAAGATGCCTTCTGCAAACCGGGGTATGAAAATGGCCATCTGAGTTTGCAGCTCACGACTCATGACTTGTACCAGCTGGTGGATGAACAGCAATTACAGCAATCTGTCGATGCAATCCCCCGAATTCAGCCTATTTTAGACTGGGAAAAACAGCAACAGACTAATTTGGCCTGCTTAGAACATGCAGCTATCGAACGGTTGATGGGACGCTCCCCCGAAAAAGCACAGATCAAAACGACGGTTAGAAAACGTTCTTCATTTTTATCAGAAGCGACTGTTGCGAAAAACCGACCAACGACGCTTTGGGGCTATGTGAGTGGGGGATGGTGGATGACAGCACTTCCGCAGCAGTTTGTTTCATTTAGAAGAAGTGCACCAGAGGTACGTTTATCACTCATTTTATCAGCAAAAAATAGACTTCATTTTTGTGAGTACAGCAAAGACAGTGGTTGGGTCGATAACAGTCAGGAATATGGGATTGATTTTCAACCCGTGGCAGCACGATTAACACAGAGATTATGGTTAGTGAGGGATTACCAACAATCGTTAGAAAATAGGGAAAATGAATACCACCAAGCGGAGCAGCTTTCTAAGCGGTACGGTGAAATCAGTTTTTCACCACGCAAAGTGAGTGGGACTCACCTTCACTATAACGACCAATTTGGGCTTAGCACATTTAAAGTTTCCGAGTAA